A genomic window from Elaeis guineensis isolate ETL-2024a chromosome 3, EG11, whole genome shotgun sequence includes:
- the LOC105042306 gene encoding uncharacterized protein, which produces MKNVALTPTSASSSRARPATGRDRSEGRSDGCYFPSCRKDINCHCEICLASINATLDLIPSGSAIQQSSLTKFSATKSVPKRPLLLFDPDTPPATPESGSTITISMTPLIQSAVKSTPLKKAVLKKERSWVLGDRVLRILGGLCLLSVLDSGFPAVVLKDFSPKLTAEIVKQAAEESRGFLGARGGLKVLQQKIERVVGEKISDCSSDDSIWEFKQEGQLFFHWKCVIYKSIAEEVSVWGSPLRTSGLLPTGSNPRSLTLLSGRITEWSEGKLISTLRTSNSSSWSYRKWTLAALQLDADTWVLEYDRSALFEGSGLMSAACEVLRLQTSKLVKKLKHKPWTLLLPNAFPGSYYQRPEERHFAYPT; this is translated from the exons atgaagaatgTGGCATTGACTCCAACATCGGCCTCATCATCAAGGGCAAGACCGGCCACTGGCCGAGACCGGTCGGAGGGCCGGAGCGACGGCTGCTACTTCCCCAGCTGCAGGAAGGACATCAATTGCCACTGCGAAATCTGCCTCGCTAGTATCAATGCCACCCTTGACCTCATCCCATCCGGCAGCGCCATCCAACAGAGCTCCCTCACCAAGTTCTCTGCCACAAAATCCGTCCCCAAGAGACCCTTGCTGTTGTTCGACCCCGACACACCTCCGGCGACCCCCGAGTCCGGCTCCACCATCACCATTTCCATGACGCCACTGATCCAATCCGCCGTGAAATCTACGCCATTGAAAAAGGCAGTCCTCAAGAAGGAGAGATCTTGGGTTCTTGGGGACAGGGTATTGAGGATTCTTGGTGGTTTATGCTTGTTGTCTGTGCTGGATTCTGGGTTTCCAGCAGTTGTTTTAAAGGATTTCAGTCCCAAATTGACTGCAGAGATCGTAAAGCAGGCAGCGGAGGAATCTAGGGGTTTTTTGGGAGCCAGGGGGGGATTGAAGGTTTTGCAGCAGAAGATtgagagagtggttggtgagaaaATCTCTGATTGTAGCTCTGATGATTCTATTTGGGAATTCAAGCAG GAAGGTCAGCTCTTCTTCCACTGGAAGTGTGTGATATATAAATCCATAGCAGAAGAAGTGAGTGTGTGGGGAAGCCCCCTAAGGACCTCTGGGCTGCTCCCCACTGGGTCAAATCCAAGATCTCTAACTCTTCTCTCAGGAAGAATCACAGAG TGGTCAGAAGGAAAGCTGATTTCTACCCTGAGAACAAGCAACAGCAGCTCATGGAGTTACAGGAAATGGACTTTGGCAGCACTGCAATTGGATGCAGACACCTGGGTTTTGGAGTATGACAGAAGTGCTCTTTTTGAGGGATCTGGATTGATGTCGGCTGCATGCGAGGTGTTGAGACTGCAAACCTCAAAGCTGGTGAAGAAGCTAAAGCATAAGCCTTGGACGCTGTTGCTGCCCAATGCTTTCCCTGGCTCTTATTACCAGCGTCCAGAAGAAAGACACTTTGCATACCCAACATAA